Proteins encoded together in one Macadamia integrifolia cultivar HAES 741 chromosome 8, SCU_Mint_v3, whole genome shotgun sequence window:
- the LOC122087007 gene encoding beta-glucosidase BoGH3B-like: MKMSRISLPLLGLLYLCCWAAIAEAQGYKDPKMSVGARVKDLINQMTLAEKIGQMVQIDRVNVTSDIMKNYFIGSLLSAGGSVPAPKASPETWVAMVNEFQKGSLASRLGIPFIYGIDAVHGHNNVYKATIFPHNVGLGVTRDPNLVKRIGAATALEVRATGIQYAFAPCIAVCRDPRWGRCYESYSEDHKIVQMMTEIIPGLQGDLPNNTRKGVPYLNGKDKVATCAKHYVGDGGTVNGINENNTIVNKNNLYSIHMPAYLDSISKGVSTVMASYSSLDGVKMHANGAMINGYLKGKLHFKGFVISDWQGIDKLTDPPHSNYTYSIQTAVNAGVDMVMVPYDYAEFINGLTDLVNKNAVPMGRIDDAVKRILRVKFSIGLFENPLADNSFAAKVGCKEHRELAREAVRKSLVLLKNGKTASDPPVLPLPKQAPKILVAGTHADNLGYQCGGWTIEWQGLSGNDLTEGTTILKAIKDTVDPSTQVIFNENPDTNFVKSNNFSYAIVVVGEPPYAETKGDSQNLTIPDPGPSTITNICGTVKCIVIVISGRPVVIEPYVASMDALVAAWLPGSEGQGVADVLFGDYGFTGKLARTWFKSVDQLPMNVGDAHYDPLFPFGFGLETKPTKSS; this comes from the exons ATGAAGATGTCTAGAATTTCACTCCCCCTCCTGGGCCTTTTGTATTTGTGTTGTTGGGCAGCCATTGCAGAAGCTCAAGGGTACAAGGACCCTAAGATGTCAGTGGGTGCTCGGGTCAAAGATTTGATAAATCAGATGACTCTCGCAGAGAAGATCGGTCAGATGGTCCAAATCGATCGGGTTAATGTTACATCTGATATTATGAAGAATTATTTTATTG GGAGTTTATTGAGTGCTGGAGGAAGCGTTCCTGCTCCAAAGGCTTCCCCTGAGACATGGGTAGCCATGGTGAATGAGTTCCAGAAGGGTTCCCTTGCTTCTCGTCTTGGAATTCCATTTATATATGGAATTGATGCTGTTCATGGCCACAATAATGTGTACAAAGCCACAATATTCCCTCACAATGTAGGGCTTGGAGTAACCAG GGATCCTAATCTTGTGAAAAGAATAGGTGCTGCAACTGCGCTTGAAGTTAGAGCTACCGGAATTCAATACGCTTTTGCCCCATGCATTGCG GTCTGCAGAGATCCCAGATGGGGCAGGTGTTATGAGAGCTACAGTGAGGACCACAAGATTGTCCAAATGATGACAGAAATCATACCAGGGCTACAGGGAGATCTTCCAAACAATACTCGAAAGGGTGTCCCTTACCTTAATGGAAA GGATAAGGTTGCAACTTGTGCTAAGCACTATGTAGGTGATGGTGGAACAGTTAATGGCATCAATGAGAATAAtaccattgtcaacaagaacaaTTTGTACAGCATCCATATGCCTGCGTACCTTGATTCAATCAGCAAAGGTGTCTCAACAGTTATGGCCTCTTATTCGAGTTTGGATGGAGTGAAGATGCATGCAAATGGTGCTATGATCAATGGATACCTCAAGGGCAAGCTCCATTTCAAG GGTTTTGTCATCTCAGATTGGCAGGGTATTGACAAGCTCACTGATCCACCCCACTCAAATTATACCTATTCCATTCAAACTGCAGTTAATGCAGGTGTTGACATG GTTATGGTTCCCTATGATTATGCTGAATTTATTAATGGTCTGACCGATTTGGTCAATAAGAATGCTGTCCCCATGGGCCGTATAGATGATGCTGTAAAGAGGATATTGCGCGTCAAGTTCTCAATTGGTCTCTTTGAGAACCCTTTAGCTGATAACAGTTTTGCCGCCAAGGTTGGATGCAAG GAACACAGAGAATTGGCAAGGGAAGCTGTCAGGAAATCGCTGGTTCTGTTGAAGAATGGCAAGACAGCTTCCGATCCACCAGTGCTGCCTCTTCCAAAGCAGGCACCAAAGATCCTTGTCGCTGGTACCCATGCTGACAACCTGGGCTACCAATGCGGTGGATGGACAATTGAGTGGCAAGGACTCAGTGGAAATGACCTCACTGAAG GAACTACCATCCTCAAAGCCATCAAAGACACTGTCGATCCAAGCACCCAAGTCATCTTCAACGAGAACCCTGACACCAACTTTGTGAAGTCCAATAATTTCTCCTATGCCATTGTTGTAGTAGGGGAACCTCCCTATGCAGAGACAAAGGGTGATAGCCAGAATCTCACAATCCCTGACCCGGGCCCAAGCACAATCACTAACATATGTGGGACTGTCAAGTGTATCGTCATCGTCATCTCCGGTCGTCCAGTTGTTATCGAACCATATGTAGCCTCAATGGATGCTCTTGTGGCTGCATGGCTCCCAGGTAGTGAAGGCCAAGGTGTGGCTGATGTTCTCTTCGGTGACTATGGTTTCACTGGCAAGCTTGCTAGAACTTGGTTCAAGAGTGTTGATCAACTTCCAATGAATGTTGGCGATGCACATTATGACCCACTCTTCCCATTTGGGTTCGGATTAGAGACTAAGCCAACAAAGTCAAGCTAG